The following are encoded together in the Lathyrus oleraceus cultivar Zhongwan6 chromosome 3, CAAS_Psat_ZW6_1.0, whole genome shotgun sequence genome:
- the LOC127129712 gene encoding uncharacterized protein LOC127129712, with product MYVSYPKEPPSVAIVDCKGLDQHRQKHLLNHIQTKANELSPGLMLVALCEEAVEKLSDMNHPDGDCPLCLFPLVTEEHQSETLPFMKLMSCFHCFHSECIIRWWNWLESSKQTGSSKSDNATARRNRGMCNCKVAFDDRHV from the exons ATGTATGTTTCA TATCCAAAAGAACCTCCTTCTGTTGCTATTGTGGATTGCAAGGGTTTGGATCAACATAGACAAAAGCATttattgaatcatattcaaactaAAGCCAACGAGCTTTCCCCTGGATTAATGCTCGTAGCTCTTTGTGAG GAAGCTGTAGAGAAACTCTCAGATATGAATCATCCTGATGGTGATTGTCCATTGTGCTTATTCCCATTGGTGACAGAAGAACACCAAAGTGAAACCTTGCCTTTTATGAAGTTAATGTCTTGCTTTCACTGTTTTCACAG TGAATGTATCATTAGATGGTGGAATTGGCTTGAGAGTTCTAAACAAACAGGGTCTTCCAAATCAGATAATGCAACGGCTCGTCGTAACAGGGGTATGTGTAATTGTAAAGTTGCATTTGACGATAGACATGTATAA